In Babylonia areolata isolate BAREFJ2019XMU chromosome 19, ASM4173473v1, whole genome shotgun sequence, a single window of DNA contains:
- the LOC143293655 gene encoding S-adenosylmethionine-dependent methyltransferase Rv2258c-like — translation MSAMEDPAKYESLANDVYVYGSVSLALAMAKETNMVDCLCSAESPLSSADIAGQLKLKERYVREVLNSLTAIGLVQLEAGTGGKEGKEAKYWVPPPCRETLKTFGAFTLAISASVRHYPDMRKCFDLNGPPGVRYHPDSFQLMDKIAEVQVDSIVEAILETPGLRERLEKGIKALEVGCGTGWLFLRFASMFPSSHFTMTDPIAEPLEVARKKAESQGLKNVSFQVLDIFERPENLAENFDWVASMEVIHDLPYPLRALKEIVAMLKPGGQYSLVDQFVPGTIRDNVDSRDAASLYAIGTFLCVPESFQQPDSEALGPCWGTEKAYELVKAAGLTVLGLTRKESLGTLGVCMCQKPE, via the exons ATGTCAGCAATGGAAG ACCCAGCGAAATACGAAAGTTTGGCCAACGACGTGTACGTCTATGGCAGCGTGTCTCTGGCCCTGGCCATGGCCAAAGAGACCAACATGGTGGATTGTCTGTGTAGTGCAGAGAGTCCTCTGTCTTCTGCTGACATAGCTGGTCAGCTCAAACTGAAAGAACG GTACGTACGTGAGGTCCTGAACTCCCTGACGGCCATTGGCTTGGTACAGCTGGAGGCGGGTacagggggaaaggaggggaaggaggccaAGTACTGGGTGCCTCCCCCTTGCCGAGAGACCCTGAAGACCTTCGGGGCTTTCACTCTTGCCATTTCTGCGTCCGTCAGGCATTACCCGGATATGCGAAAGTGTTTCGACCTTAATGGACCACCTg GTGTTCGCTATCATCCGGACTCCTTCCAGCTGATGGACAAGATCGCCGAGGTCCAAGTGGACAGTATCGTTGAAGCCATTCTGGAAACCCCAGGCCTTAGGGAACGTTTGG AGAAAGGCATCAAGGCCCTGGAAGTGGGGTGTGGGACGGGATGGCTCTTCCTCCGTTTCGCCTCCATGTTCCCCAGCTCGCACTTCACGATGACCGACCCCATAGCGGAGCCACTGGAGGTGGCCCGGAAGAAGGCGGAGTCCCAGGGCCTGAAGAACGTGTCCTTCCAGGTCCTGGACATCTTCGAGAGACCCGAGAACCTGGCGGAAAACTTCGACTGGGTCGCCTCCATGGAGGTGATCCACGACCTCCCTTACCCGCTGCGAGCCCTGAAGGAGATCGTCGCCATGCTGAAGCCAGGGGGCCAGTACTCCCTGGTGGACCAGTTCGTGCCGGGCACCATCCGGGACAACGTCGATTCCAGGGACGCGGCGTCCCTGTACGCCATAGGCACTTTCCTATGCGTGCCCGAGAGCTTCCAGCAGCCGGACTCGGAGGCCCTGGGGCCCTGCTGGGGCACGGAGAAGGCATACGAGCTGGTCAAGGCGGCGGGTCTGACGGTGCTGGGCCTGACCCGGAAGGAGAGCCTGGGGACACTGGGGGTCTGCATGTGCCAGAAACCTGAGTGA